A part of Crassostrea angulata isolate pt1a10 chromosome 5, ASM2561291v2, whole genome shotgun sequence genomic DNA contains:
- the LOC128183723 gene encoding phospholipase D1-like isoform X3: protein MSLRVTSSIYRYLRGAREDDDDFEDLPDFTEDTSAEGVDLFDYPDESVQQMPDYDFATVHKKPIPFNTIRTNCWIPGKDIEVKVIAAERVDATTKLFNPNLYTVQIKHGTFQWTVRRRYKHFANLYQHLRLFLMKHKFPVPSRASVLSKLYTWSHRRRRQSLKGTRKVPRFPKKPDIMVRTEKDYDKRKRHLEDFLQALVNISVYRNHIETLKFFEVSHLSFIGKLGQKRKEGMVMKCSGGRHISIGCCGCLGKFHLAGRWKKRWLFLKDSFLAYVRPRDGIICDVMLMDKDFCVENGFGLTGAKHGLQIVNLNRCLLAKCWTGRKADEWQTSIEEVANTTAKDYTAVARFEAFSPVREKSYAKWFIDGDSYFSAVADALEEAQEEIFISDWWLSPEIYMKRPITEGNKWRLDSILQRKAKQGVKIFVLLYKEMSIAVNLLSTYSKHTLINLYPENIKVLRHPDHRPGGVLLWAHHEKIVAIDQKVAFLGGLDLCYGRWDNHTHPLTDLGSITYGMVTQNPSSQQAPESNDHIFNFSDFPTSVNSGASGENSQDLNGITLNITPPSPKLDKCNSDPECVCGRERSATHNSDKSYDNQSLEADDESHNLIGSGSQNQTVVTATIHGSPSKNETLPQKVGSIDEESKSRDGPSVAEDKEQEIEESDTESVKDMKRSFGSRPKLQRMESTTEHALKYMDQVSDEDTVPVVVHSEEQPKDVFSMSAKEVQESIHRKSGKAKGEKSQVQFAGVEKEPVFDKIEQLEDENVEIRSYQKLDDGNQGSLRNGKRVASDSGILSNRKSLSVKEKASEPHQVNSDHTAGSKRESWAIRKLRRSLSHGHERNNNLNINTEEHAGDDDGPYSPTTTALHRWKMVLNVQKFQSAIKQQQQEPVPLPKEKEKRPVTPKISKLFHLDRSSSDSSTGMKDSLEKPALIQRTKSEIAIDELGLKGSSKLWIGKDYCNNIHKDFVDLNAPFEDFIDRHTTPRMPWHDIGAVVYGKSARDVSRHFIGRWNITKQEKCKNNKDYPLLLPKAYTANNTLPASITGSCYEVKSQILRSLSGWSGGIRTTECSIQDAYLHCIESAKHYIYIENQFFITRVGDKSVIKNKIGDALFNRILRAHRNGENFRVYVVMPLLPAFEGDIGGDGGYTIRTVTHYTYTSISKGPFSLWGKLAKEVLDPLKYIVFCGLRNYDELSSKPVTELVYVHSKLLIVDDDTAIIGSANINDRSLLGDRDSEIAVMVQDIHKTETKFAGVSHLVGRFATSLRKSLFSEHLGIPVGDPILDDPVCDTFYKNVFLRRATVNTNVFQKVFNCIPSDLVLSFAELNQHTSEKTMAETEPEQARKELKKVQGQIVLLPLHFMENESSIIPTMGKEMFLPVDVWI from the exons gtACACAGTTCAGATTAAGCATGGTACGTTCCAGTGGACAGTGCGGCGAAGATACAAGCACTTTGCCAATCTCTATCAACATTTACGACTCTTTCTGATGAAACACAAATTTCCAGTCCCTTCACGAGC ATCTGTCCTGTCAAAACTGTACACCTGgag TCACAGACGAAGGAGACAGTCACTCAAGGGAACGCGAAAAGTGCCGCGATTTCCGAAGAAGCCAGATATCATGGTCCGCACTGAAAAAGATTATGATAAACGAAAG CGCCATCTAGAGGACTTTCTGCAGGCTCTAGTCAACATAAGTGTATACAGAAATCACATAGAAACC TTGAAGTTTTTTGAGGTCAGCCATTTGTCTTTCATTGGGAAACTTGGCCAAAAGCGGAAGGAGGGGATGGTAATGAAATGTTCCGGGGGCAGACACATCAGTATAGGCTGTTGTGGGTGTTTAGGGAAATTCCACTTAGCTGGCAGGTGGAAGAAAAG GTGGCTGTTTCTGAAGGACTCCTTTCTTGCCTATGTCCGCCCCAGAGACGGAATCATCTGTGATGTCATGCTAATGGACAAGGATTTTTGTGTGGAGAATGGATTCGGGTTAACTGGAGCTAAGCATGGTCTACAGATTGTAAATCTAAATAG GTGTCTGTTAGCAAAATGCTGGACTGGACGCAAAGCTGATGAATGGCAGACATCCATTGAGGAAGTAGCTAACACAACTGCCAAGGATTACACAGCTGTCGCTAGGTTTGAGGCATTCTCTCCTGTGCGAGAGAAGAGTTACGCAAAATG GTTTATAGATGGGGACAGTTATTTCTCTGCTGTAGCTGATGCACTGGAGGAAGCTCAGGAAGAAATCTTTATATCTGACTGGTG GCTCAGTCCAGAGATTTATATGAAGAGACCAATTACAGAGGGCAACAAGTGGCGATTGGACAGCATACTCCAGCGAAAAGCC aaacAAGGAGTCAAGATATTTGTGCTGCTGTATAAGGAGATGTCAATAGCTGTCAATCTACTGAGTACCTATAGTAAACACACTCTGATAAACCTGTATCCAGAAAATATCAAG GTTCTCCGTCACCCAGACCACAGACCGGGTGGGGTTCTCCTGTGGGCCCACCATGAGAAGATTGTGGCCATTGACCAGAAGGTGGCTTTCCTTGGGGGCCTGGACCTGTGCTATGGACGGTGGGACAACCACACCCACCCACTCACTGACCTAGGGAGCATAACCTATGGCATGGTCACTCAAAATCCATCCAGTCAACAA GCTCCAGAATCAAATGACCATATTTTCAACTTCAGTGATTTTCCAACAAGTGTGAATAGTGGTGCAAGTGGAGAAAATTCTCAAGATTTGAATGGCATTACTCTAAATATAACTCCACCTAGTCCAAAACTAGACAAGTGCAACAGTGACCCAGAATGTGTGTGTGGTCGGGAAAGGTCGGCAACACACAACAGTGACAAAAGCTACGACAACCAATCACTGGAGGCGGATGATGAATCTCATAATCTGATTGGCTCTGGAAGTCAAAATCAGACGGTTGTCACAGCAACAATACATGGAAGTCCATCAAAAAATGAGACCTTACCTCAAAAAGTTGGTAGCATAGATGAAGAGAGCAAATCTAGAGATGGACCCTCTGTTGCGGAAGATAAAGAACAAGAGATCGAGGAATCGGACACAGAGTCTGTGAAAGACATGAAACGTAGCTTTGGTTCAAGGCCAAAGTTGCAAAGAATGGAATCTACTACAGAGCATGCCCTGAAATACATGGACCAAGTTTCAGATGAAGATACTGTTCCAGTTGTGGTACATAGCGAGGAACAACCAAAGGATGTCTTTTCTATGAGTGCTAAAGAAGTTCAGGAGTCAATACACAGAAAAAGTGGAAAGGCAAAAGGGGAAAAGAGTCAGGTGCAGTTTGCTGGTGTGGAGAAGGAACCTGTGTTTGATAAAATAGAACAACTGGAGGATGAAAACGTGGAGATAAGGAGTTATCAGAAACTGGACGATGGAAATCAAGGAAGCTTAAGAAACGGTAAGAGAGTAGCAAGTGATTCGGGGATATTAAGTAACCGAAAAAGTCTCAGTGTCAAAGAAAAAGCGTCGGAACCACATCAAGTAAATTCAGACCACACAGCTGGATCAAAGCGGGAGAGTTGGGCTATTAGAAAACTGCGCCGTTCATTAAGTCATGGACACGAGCGGAATAACAACCTGAATATTAATACGGAGGAACATGCCGGGGACGACGACGGGCCGTACTCTCCGACCACAACGGCATTACATCGATGGAAGATGGTACTTAACGTCCAGAAGTTCCAGTCCGCCATCAAGCAACAACAGCAAGAACCGGTGCCCTTGCCCAAGGAAAAGGAAAAGAGGCCTGTGACACCTAAAATCAGTAAACTG TTTCATTTGGACAGATCTAGCAGTGACAGTTCAACTGGTATGAAGGACAG CCTAGAAAAACCAGCACTTATTCAGAGGACCAAGAGTGAAATCGCCATTGATGAGCTTGGTCTGAAAGGGTCTTCCAAACTGTGGATCGGCAAGGACTATTGCAATAATATCCACAAAGACTTTGTGGACCTCAATGCTCCATTTGAAG ATTTTATTGACCGACATACAACACCAAGAATGCCTTGGCATGATATTGGAGCTGTAGTTTATGGGAAATCTGCCAGAGATGTTTCAAGGCATTTCATTGGTAGATGGAATATCACAAAG CaagaaaaatgcaaaaacaaCAAGGACTACCCTTTACTGTTGCCCAAAGCGTACACTGCTAACAACACTCTCCCTGCCTCCATAACTGGGTCATGTTATGAGGTCAAATCCCAG ATTCTGCGTAGTCTCAGTGGATGGTCAGGGGGTATAAGGACAACAGAGTGCTCCATACAGGATGCCTACCTACATTGCATAGAAAGTGCCAAACATTACATCTATATAGAG AATCAGTTCTTCATTACCCGAGTTGGGGACAAATCtgtgataaaaaacaaaatagggGATGCTTTGTTCAACAGAATTTTGAGAGCTCATAG GAATGGAGAGAATTTTCGAGTGTATGTTGTGATGCCTTTACTGCCGGCCTTTGAGGGGGACATTGGAGGGGACGGGGGGTACACCATCAGGACGGTCACCCACTATACCTACACCTCAATCTCCAAGGGACCCTTCTCCCTGTGGGGGAAGCTGGCAAAAGAAG TGTTGGATCCTCTGAAGTACATTGTGTTCTGTGGATTGAGAAATTACGATGAGCTTTCTTCTAAACCA GTGACTGAACTGGTCTATGTTCATAGTAAGCTGCTGATCGTCGATGATGACACGGCTATCATTGGATCGGCCAACATCAACGACCGGAGTCTTCTTGGCGACAGAGACAGTGAGATCGCTGTCATGGTTCAGGACATCCACAAGACGGAGACAAAGTTTGCTGGCGTCTCCCACCTGGTGGGGAGATTCGCTACTTCTCTCCGTAAATCATTGTTCAG TGAACATTTAGGAATTCCTGTGGGGGACCCCATTCTAGATGACCCTGTCTGTGATACCTTCTATAAAAATGTGTTCTTGAGACGTGCCACTGTCAACACCAATGTCTTTCAAAAG GTGTTCAACTGCATTCCCTCTGACTTGGTGTTGAGTTTTGCTGAGCTGAATCAACACACATCAGAAAAAACAATGGCTGAAACAGAGCCCGAACAGGCTCgcaaagaattaaaaaaagtcCAGGGTCAAATAGTGCTTCTACCATTGCACTTTATGGAAAATGAGAGCAGTATTATTCCAACAATGGGAAAGGAGATGTTCCTTCCTGTGGATGTTTGGATATAA
- the LOC128183723 gene encoding phospholipase D1-like isoform X5 produces the protein MNETRKPAGRSEDDDDFEDLPDFTEDTSAEGVDLFDYPDESVQQMPDYDFATVHKKPIPFNTIRTNCWIPGKDIEVKVIAAERVDATTKLFNPNLYTVQIKHGTFQWTVRRRYKHFANLYQHLRLFLMKHKFPVPSRASVLSKLYTWSHRRRRQSLKGTRKVPRFPKKPDIMVRTEKDYDKRKRHLEDFLQALVNISVYRNHIETLKFFEVSHLSFIGKLGQKRKEGMVMKCSGGRHISIGCCGCLGKFHLAGRWKKRWLFLKDSFLAYVRPRDGIICDVMLMDKDFCVENGFGLTGAKHGLQIVNLNRCLLAKCWTGRKADEWQTSIEEVANTTAKDYTAVARFEAFSPVREKSYAKWFIDGDSYFSAVADALEEAQEEIFISDWWLSPEIYMKRPITEGNKWRLDSILQRKAKQGVKIFVLLYKEMSIAVNLLSTYSKHTLINLYPENIKVLRHPDHRPGGVLLWAHHEKIVAIDQKVAFLGGLDLCYGRWDNHTHPLTDLGSITYGMVTQNPSSQQAPESNDHIFNFSDFPTSVNSGASGENSQDLNGITLNITPPSPKLDKCNSDPECVCGRERSATHNSDKSYDNQSLEADDESHNLIGSGSQNQTVVTATIHGSPSKNETLPQKVGSIDEESKSRDGPSVAEDKEQEIEESDTESVKDMKRSFGSRPKLQRMESTTEHALKYMDQVSDEDTVPVVVHSEEQPKDVFSMSAKEVQESIHRKSGKAKGEKSQVQFAGVEKEPVFDKIEQLEDENVEIRSYQKLDDGNQGSLRNGKRVASDSGILSNRKSLSVKEKASEPHQVNSDHTAGSKRESWAIRKLRRSLSHGHERNNNLNINTEEHAGDDDGPYSPTTTALHRWKMVLNVQKFQSAIKQQQQEPVPLPKEKEKRPVTPKISKLFHLDRSSSDSSTGMKDSLEKPALIQRTKSEIAIDELGLKGSSKLWIGKDYCNNIHKDFVDLNAPFEDFIDRHTTPRMPWHDIGAVVYGKSARDVSRHFIGRWNITKQEKCKNNKDYPLLLPKAYTANNTLPASITGSCYEVKSQILRSLSGWSGGIRTTECSIQDAYLHCIESAKHYIYIENQFFITRVGDKSVIKNKIGDALFNRILRAHRNGENFRVYVVMPLLPAFEGDIGGDGGYTIRTVTHYTYTSISKGPFSLWGKLAKEVLDPLKYIVFCGLRNYDELSSKPVTELVYVHSKLLIVDDDTAIIGSANINDRSLLGDRDSEIAVMVQDIHKTETKFAGVSHLVGRFATSLRKSLFSEHLGIPVGDPILDDPVCDTFYKNVFLRRATVNTNVFQKVFNCIPSDLVLSFAELNQHTSEKTMAETEPEQARKELKKVQGQIVLLPLHFMENESSIIPTMGKEMFLPVDVWI, from the exons gtACACAGTTCAGATTAAGCATGGTACGTTCCAGTGGACAGTGCGGCGAAGATACAAGCACTTTGCCAATCTCTATCAACATTTACGACTCTTTCTGATGAAACACAAATTTCCAGTCCCTTCACGAGC ATCTGTCCTGTCAAAACTGTACACCTGgag TCACAGACGAAGGAGACAGTCACTCAAGGGAACGCGAAAAGTGCCGCGATTTCCGAAGAAGCCAGATATCATGGTCCGCACTGAAAAAGATTATGATAAACGAAAG CGCCATCTAGAGGACTTTCTGCAGGCTCTAGTCAACATAAGTGTATACAGAAATCACATAGAAACC TTGAAGTTTTTTGAGGTCAGCCATTTGTCTTTCATTGGGAAACTTGGCCAAAAGCGGAAGGAGGGGATGGTAATGAAATGTTCCGGGGGCAGACACATCAGTATAGGCTGTTGTGGGTGTTTAGGGAAATTCCACTTAGCTGGCAGGTGGAAGAAAAG GTGGCTGTTTCTGAAGGACTCCTTTCTTGCCTATGTCCGCCCCAGAGACGGAATCATCTGTGATGTCATGCTAATGGACAAGGATTTTTGTGTGGAGAATGGATTCGGGTTAACTGGAGCTAAGCATGGTCTACAGATTGTAAATCTAAATAG GTGTCTGTTAGCAAAATGCTGGACTGGACGCAAAGCTGATGAATGGCAGACATCCATTGAGGAAGTAGCTAACACAACTGCCAAGGATTACACAGCTGTCGCTAGGTTTGAGGCATTCTCTCCTGTGCGAGAGAAGAGTTACGCAAAATG GTTTATAGATGGGGACAGTTATTTCTCTGCTGTAGCTGATGCACTGGAGGAAGCTCAGGAAGAAATCTTTATATCTGACTGGTG GCTCAGTCCAGAGATTTATATGAAGAGACCAATTACAGAGGGCAACAAGTGGCGATTGGACAGCATACTCCAGCGAAAAGCC aaacAAGGAGTCAAGATATTTGTGCTGCTGTATAAGGAGATGTCAATAGCTGTCAATCTACTGAGTACCTATAGTAAACACACTCTGATAAACCTGTATCCAGAAAATATCAAG GTTCTCCGTCACCCAGACCACAGACCGGGTGGGGTTCTCCTGTGGGCCCACCATGAGAAGATTGTGGCCATTGACCAGAAGGTGGCTTTCCTTGGGGGCCTGGACCTGTGCTATGGACGGTGGGACAACCACACCCACCCACTCACTGACCTAGGGAGCATAACCTATGGCATGGTCACTCAAAATCCATCCAGTCAACAA GCTCCAGAATCAAATGACCATATTTTCAACTTCAGTGATTTTCCAACAAGTGTGAATAGTGGTGCAAGTGGAGAAAATTCTCAAGATTTGAATGGCATTACTCTAAATATAACTCCACCTAGTCCAAAACTAGACAAGTGCAACAGTGACCCAGAATGTGTGTGTGGTCGGGAAAGGTCGGCAACACACAACAGTGACAAAAGCTACGACAACCAATCACTGGAGGCGGATGATGAATCTCATAATCTGATTGGCTCTGGAAGTCAAAATCAGACGGTTGTCACAGCAACAATACATGGAAGTCCATCAAAAAATGAGACCTTACCTCAAAAAGTTGGTAGCATAGATGAAGAGAGCAAATCTAGAGATGGACCCTCTGTTGCGGAAGATAAAGAACAAGAGATCGAGGAATCGGACACAGAGTCTGTGAAAGACATGAAACGTAGCTTTGGTTCAAGGCCAAAGTTGCAAAGAATGGAATCTACTACAGAGCATGCCCTGAAATACATGGACCAAGTTTCAGATGAAGATACTGTTCCAGTTGTGGTACATAGCGAGGAACAACCAAAGGATGTCTTTTCTATGAGTGCTAAAGAAGTTCAGGAGTCAATACACAGAAAAAGTGGAAAGGCAAAAGGGGAAAAGAGTCAGGTGCAGTTTGCTGGTGTGGAGAAGGAACCTGTGTTTGATAAAATAGAACAACTGGAGGATGAAAACGTGGAGATAAGGAGTTATCAGAAACTGGACGATGGAAATCAAGGAAGCTTAAGAAACGGTAAGAGAGTAGCAAGTGATTCGGGGATATTAAGTAACCGAAAAAGTCTCAGTGTCAAAGAAAAAGCGTCGGAACCACATCAAGTAAATTCAGACCACACAGCTGGATCAAAGCGGGAGAGTTGGGCTATTAGAAAACTGCGCCGTTCATTAAGTCATGGACACGAGCGGAATAACAACCTGAATATTAATACGGAGGAACATGCCGGGGACGACGACGGGCCGTACTCTCCGACCACAACGGCATTACATCGATGGAAGATGGTACTTAACGTCCAGAAGTTCCAGTCCGCCATCAAGCAACAACAGCAAGAACCGGTGCCCTTGCCCAAGGAAAAGGAAAAGAGGCCTGTGACACCTAAAATCAGTAAACTG TTTCATTTGGACAGATCTAGCAGTGACAGTTCAACTGGTATGAAGGACAG CCTAGAAAAACCAGCACTTATTCAGAGGACCAAGAGTGAAATCGCCATTGATGAGCTTGGTCTGAAAGGGTCTTCCAAACTGTGGATCGGCAAGGACTATTGCAATAATATCCACAAAGACTTTGTGGACCTCAATGCTCCATTTGAAG ATTTTATTGACCGACATACAACACCAAGAATGCCTTGGCATGATATTGGAGCTGTAGTTTATGGGAAATCTGCCAGAGATGTTTCAAGGCATTTCATTGGTAGATGGAATATCACAAAG CaagaaaaatgcaaaaacaaCAAGGACTACCCTTTACTGTTGCCCAAAGCGTACACTGCTAACAACACTCTCCCTGCCTCCATAACTGGGTCATGTTATGAGGTCAAATCCCAG ATTCTGCGTAGTCTCAGTGGATGGTCAGGGGGTATAAGGACAACAGAGTGCTCCATACAGGATGCCTACCTACATTGCATAGAAAGTGCCAAACATTACATCTATATAGAG AATCAGTTCTTCATTACCCGAGTTGGGGACAAATCtgtgataaaaaacaaaatagggGATGCTTTGTTCAACAGAATTTTGAGAGCTCATAG GAATGGAGAGAATTTTCGAGTGTATGTTGTGATGCCTTTACTGCCGGCCTTTGAGGGGGACATTGGAGGGGACGGGGGGTACACCATCAGGACGGTCACCCACTATACCTACACCTCAATCTCCAAGGGACCCTTCTCCCTGTGGGGGAAGCTGGCAAAAGAAG TGTTGGATCCTCTGAAGTACATTGTGTTCTGTGGATTGAGAAATTACGATGAGCTTTCTTCTAAACCA GTGACTGAACTGGTCTATGTTCATAGTAAGCTGCTGATCGTCGATGATGACACGGCTATCATTGGATCGGCCAACATCAACGACCGGAGTCTTCTTGGCGACAGAGACAGTGAGATCGCTGTCATGGTTCAGGACATCCACAAGACGGAGACAAAGTTTGCTGGCGTCTCCCACCTGGTGGGGAGATTCGCTACTTCTCTCCGTAAATCATTGTTCAG TGAACATTTAGGAATTCCTGTGGGGGACCCCATTCTAGATGACCCTGTCTGTGATACCTTCTATAAAAATGTGTTCTTGAGACGTGCCACTGTCAACACCAATGTCTTTCAAAAG GTGTTCAACTGCATTCCCTCTGACTTGGTGTTGAGTTTTGCTGAGCTGAATCAACACACATCAGAAAAAACAATGGCTGAAACAGAGCCCGAACAGGCTCgcaaagaattaaaaaaagtcCAGGGTCAAATAGTGCTTCTACCATTGCACTTTATGGAAAATGAGAGCAGTATTATTCCAACAATGGGAAAGGAGATGTTCCTTCCTGTGGATGTTTGGATATAA